The Parambassis ranga chromosome 1, fParRan2.1, whole genome shotgun sequence genome includes a region encoding these proteins:
- the LOC114431598 gene encoding elongation factor 1-alpha 1, which translates to MGKEKLHINIVVIGHVDSGKSTTTGHLIYKCGGIDKRTIEKFEKEAAEMGKGSFKYAWVLDKLKAERERGITIDISLWKFETSKYYVTIIDAPGHRDFIKNMITGTSQADCAVLIVAAGVGEFEAGISKNGQTREHALLAYTLGVKQLIVGINKMDSTEPNYSQKRYEEIVKEVSTYIKKIGYNPDTVAFVPISGWNGDNMLEPSPNMTWFKGWKINRKDGNASGTTLLEALDAIQPPTRPTDKPLRLPLQDVYKIGGIGTVPVGRVETGILKPGVVVTFAPVNVTTEVKSVEMHHEALTEALPGDNVGFNVKNVSVKDIRRGNVAGDSRNDPPQEAASFTSQVIILNHPGQISAGYAPVLDCHTAHIACKFAELKQKIDRRSGKKLEDNPKFLKSGDAAIVDMIPGKPMCVESFSEYPPLGRFAVRDMRQTVAVGVIKGVEKKAPTSGKVTKSAQKAQKAK; encoded by the exons ATGGGGAAGGAGAAGCTTCACATAAACATTGTGGTGATAGGACATGTCGACTCAGGCAAGTCCACCACCACTGGCCACCTCATCTACAAGTGCGGGGGCATTGACAAAAGAACAATCGAGAAGTTTGAGAAGGAAGCTGCAGAG ATGGGAAAGGGTTCCTTCAAATACGCCTGGGTCCTAGACAAGCTGAAAGCAGAGCGTGAACGTGGCATCACCATTGACATCTCTCTGTGGAAGTTTGAGACCAGCAAGTACTATGTCACCATCATCGATGCTCCAGGACACAGGGACTTCATCAAGAACATGATCACCGGGACGTCTCAG GCTGACTGTGCGGTGCTGATTGTGGCTGCGGGGGTGGGCGAGTTCGAGGCCGGCATCTCCAAGAATGGGCAGACCCGAGAACACGCCCTCCTTGCCTACACCCTGGGAGTGAAGCAGCTCATCGTGGGGATCAACAAGATGGATTCCACTGAGCCCAACTACAGCCAGAAGCGCTACGAGGAGATCGTGAAGGAAGTCAGCACCTACATCAAGAAGATTGGCTACAACCCTGACACCGTGGCCTTTGTGCCCATTTCTGGCTGGAATGGAGACAACATGCTGGAGCCCAGCCCTAAT ATGACCTGGTTCAAAGGCTGGAAGATCAACCGTAAGGATGGAAACGCCTCTGGCACCACACTGCTGGAGGCTCTGGATGCCATCCAGCCTCCCACCCGCCCCACCGATAAGCCCCTCCGCCTGCCTCTGCAGGATGTTTACAAGATCGGAG GCATTGGCACCGTTCCCGTGGGCAGAGTGGAGACCGGAATTCTCAAGCCTGGCGTGGTGGTCACCTTTGCTCCCGTCAATGTGACCACTGAGGTCAAGTCGGTGGAGATGCATCATGAGGCTCTGACTGAGGCGCTGCCTGGTGACAACGTGGGCTTCAATGTAAAGAACGTGTCCGTCAAGGATATTCGCCGTGGCAATGTGGCGGGGGACAGCAGGAACGACCCACCACAGGAGGCAGCCAGCTTCACCTCTCAG GTGATTATCCTGAACCACCCTGGTCAGATCAGCGCTGGCTACGCCCCCGTGCTGGACTGCCACACCGCACATATCGCCTGCAAGTTTGCAGAGCTCAAACAAAAGATCGATCGCCGTTCTGGCAAGAAGCTCGAGGACAACCCCAAGTTCCTGAAGTCTGGAGACGCAGCCATTGTGGATATGATCCCTGGAAAGCCCATGTGTGTGGAGAGTTTCTCTGAGTACCCACCATTAG GGCGCTTTGCTGTCCGCGACATGCGTCAGACGGTGGCGGTGGGAGTGATTAAAGGTGTGGAGAAGAAAGCCCCCACTAGCGGTAAGGTCACCAAGTCTGCACAGAAGGCACAGAAGGCCAAATGA
- the LOC114429931 gene encoding NACHT, LRR and PYD domains-containing protein 12-like, which translates to MDLQTCLKTSLRTKYQKLIDPPAGDSLLPPRFCCRDVSSFSDQHDFRHVDKSDFHTWAGFSPVLLGDLLSCDCRHRSSQRTVITVGVNGVGKTTAVQRCALDWAVNRDHHKIHLLFPLTFWELNLIKQKVSLMKLLQMFYPDLKEQLNARSLAGNNVWFVLDGLEDFSLPLNFSCPSVSDVSEASTVDVLVTSLIRGDLLHSAHVWVTTHSSAAARIPPCYFLKQAELQGFSDPQKEQRFRSIIGHEELVIKAIDHVKVSRSLDFLCEIPPICSIMANVLKKHLNPDDGYKITPLSLTQIYTKLIEASKSDILSKLKKLASLWLEKGNVMYKDDLLEADISAEEASAFSKECPLVLTEETGLKNTTVFRFGHSSIREFFAASAKLDTIVASQDSSLSESIQRLVNEAQESVEGKLDLLLRFTFGLVKERRLLEPTDGLFNHTKRKILENILCSSAVSLLHCLREYDSQAFLVQVRNYLKYGLTSGYEPMCWSFLCQRTRNFEGMRDTFELQVSMRCDEKLLRHLPIILKTRKVMLRFSNLTVKCCPALAAVLGTKESYLRVLDLGYNSIGDVGVRILVDELCSPNCRLKSLRLPGCGLTSHSCEDLASALLLSTTLRELDLSRNELGDDGMGKLSAGLSAPQCELETLRLSQCNIEHEGCGYLAEALEENHDYLKVLDLSINMIRDDGANKLCEYFGIWQLSQLEMYHCGLTAWSCRNIGKALEVRGCSLVELNLSNNKLEDAGIKSICEGFYSLGRLEKLNLTRCGITSYGCILLAKVLNQVSSVQSAEQLEYHGVELSELDLSKNCIGDKGVYALSAVLRNPYSSLRRLNLSRCSLTERCCADLAAGLALRDSPLWELDLSGNELKDKGVKKLCVGLRSCHCQLAKLALRSCSLTSKSIDILTSALKSNQHLVELHLMGNKIDDSDITALLELINNPKYALQTIDFPAD; encoded by the exons ATGGATCTCCAAACCTGCCTCAAAACCTCACTCAGGACCAAATATCAGAAGCTGATTGACCCTCCTGCCGGTGACTCCCTTCTTCCTCCGAGGTTTTGCTGTCGGGACGTCTCTTCATTTTCTGACCAGCATGATTTCAGACATGTGGACAAATCAGACTTCCACACGTGGGCCGGCTTTAGTCCGGTCCTGCTCGGAGACCTTTTATCATGTGACTGCAGACACCGCAGTAGCCAAAGAACTGTCATCACTGTTGGAGTGAACGGAGTCGGAAAAACCACCGCGGTGCAGCGTTGTGCTCTGGACTGGGCCGTAAACAGAGACCACCATAAGATCCACCTCCTGTTTCCTCTCACTTTCTGGGAGTTGAATTTGATAAAACAGAAAGTGAGCCTGATGAAACTTCTCCAGATGTTTTATCCagacctgaaggagcagctcAATGCCCGCAGCCTGGCCGGAAACAATGTGTGGTTTGTCCTCGACGGACTGGAGGACTTTAGTCTTCCGCTGAACTTCAGCTGTCCGAGTGTGAGTGACGTTTCAGAAGCATCCACAGTAGATGTCCTGGTGACCAGTCTGATCAGAGGAGATTTACTCCACTCTGCTCATGTGTGGGTGACGACCCACAGCTCAGCGGCAGCTCGGATCCCTCCCTGCTATTTTCTGAAACAGGCCGAGTTGCAGGGCTTCAGTGACCCACAGAAGGAACAGCGCTTCAGGAGCATTATCGGTCATGAAGAGCTGGTCATCAAAGCCATCGACCATGTGAAGGTATCAAGGAGTCTGGACTTCCTCTGCGAGATCCCTCCGATCTGCTCCATCATGGCCAATGTGCTGAAGAAACATCTAAACCCTGATGATGGATATAAAATCACTCCTCTGAGTCTGACCCAGATTTACACAAAGCTCATAGAAGCATCAAAGTCAGATATTTTATCAAAGTTGAAAAAGCTGGCGTCGCTTTGGTTGGAAAAGGGAAATGTAATGTACAAGGACGACCTTCTGGAGGCGGACATAAGTGCAGAGGAAGCGTCGGCTTTCTCCAAAGAGTGTCCTCTAGTGTTGACGGAGGAGACGGGCCTGAAAAACACCACAGTGTTCCGCTTCGGTCACTCAAGCATCCGAGAGTTCTTCGCTGCGTCGGCTAAACTGGACACCATTGTAGCGTCACAGGATTCGTCGCTCTCTGAGAGTATTCAGCGTCTGGTGAATGAGGCTCAGGAGAGCGTGGAGGGAAAACTGGACCTCCTTCTTCGTTTCACTTTTGGCCTCGTGAAGGAGCGCCGCCTGTTGGAGCCCACTGACGGACTCTTTAACCACACCAAGAGGAAGATCCTGGAGAACATTTTGTGTTCTAGCGCTGTCTCCCTGCTTCATTGTCTGAGAGAGTACGACAGCCAGGCTTTCCTGGTCCAGGTCAGGAACTACCTGAAGTATGGCCTCACTTCAGGCTATGAGCCAATGTGCTGGAGTTTCTTGTGCCAAAGGACCAGAAATTTTGAAGGAATGCGGGACACTTTTGAGTTACAAGTGTCCATGAGATGTGATGAGAAACTCCTCAGACACCTACCGATTATACTGAAAACAAGGAAGGTCAT GCTGCGGTTCTCTAACCTGACAGTGAAGTGTTGTCCAGCCTTGGCTGCCGTTCTGGGCACAAAAGAGTCCTACCTGAGAGTGCTGGACCTCGGATACAACAGCATCGGTGATGTAGGAGTCCGGATTCTGGTGGACGAGCTGTGCAGTCCGAACTGCAGGCTGAAATCCCTCAGGCTGCCGGGCTGCGGTCTGACCTCGCATTCCTGTGAAGACCTGGCCTCCGCCCTGTTACTGTCCACGACGCTGCGGGAGCTGGATCTCAGCAGGAATGAATTGGGGGACGATGGGATGGGGAAACTCTCTGCTGGACTGAGCGCTCCACAGTGTGAGCTAGAAACGCTCAG ACTATCACAGTGCAACATTGAGCATGAAGGCTGTGGGTACCTGGCCGAGGCTCTGGAGGAGAACCACGACTACCTCAAAGTCCTGGATCTGAGCATCAACATGATCCGAGACGACGGCGCCAACAAGCTGTGTGAATATTTCGGCATCTGGCAGCTCTCACAGCTGGA gatgtACCACTGCGGCCTCACTGCGTGGAGCTGCAGGAATATCGGGAAGGCTCTGGAGGTTCGGGGCTGCAGCCTGGTAGAGCTCAATTTGAGCAACAACAAGTTGGAAGATGCAGGAATTAAGAGCATCTGTGAAGGTTTTTATTCACTCGGCAGACTGGAAAAACTCAA tCTTACAAGATGTGGAATCACCAGTTACGGCTGCATTTTATTGGCAAAGGTCCTGAATCAGGTCTCATCGGTCCAAAGTGCCGAGCAGCTAGAATATCACGGTGTGGAGCTGAGCGAGCTGGACCTCAGCAAGAACTGCATCGGAGACAAAGGAGTTTACGCCCTGTCGGCCGTCCTGAGGAACCCCTACAGCAGCCTGAGGAGGCTCAA CCTGAGTCGCTGCAGCCTGACCGAGCGCTGCTGTGCTGACCTCGCAGCTGGATTGGCGCTGAGAGACAGCCCCCTCTGGGAGCTGGACCTGTCGGGCAACGAGCTTAAAGACAAAGGAGTGAAGAAACTCTGCGTGGGGCTCAGAAGCTGTCACTGTCAACTGGCCAAACTGGC gCTGAGGTCCTGCAGTCTGACCTCCAAGAGCATTGATATTCTGACCTCTGCCCTGAAGTCAAACCAGCATCTGGTAGAGCTGCATCTGATGGGCAACAAAATAGACGACTCCGACATCACAGCTCTGCTTGAACTAATAAACAACCCCAAATACGCCCTGCAGACCATAGA TTTCCCCGCAGATTGA
- the LOC114427921 gene encoding ras and Rab interactor 2-like isoform X1: MASSGPPGNPTCGLTDRSGSFFKLIDTFALEIGELKKEMVQTPPAMDKDPVQLQGLESGVYLQVPRCGGVSGERDSGYDSLRRRMSVLDRLTQTHPVWLLLAVSEEEARRILLKQPPGVFLVRKSAALQRKVLSVRLEEHPSGTPIGHFPVRESQYTFSLEESGISFADLLRLVAFYCISRDVLPFVLKLPEAISSAKTQKELEEVAQLGAGFWDSALCSQRRTSPGPCRPLSRTLSLQRTSRNREVDGSPQCQTGAHWDSAPPTLRSHAPPPSFHLERRHSSGPLCFVNPLFLQTPHHHCEDDPPSCAIKSHLESTVDSKPLTSSSKQHQDQIKLNSKSRQPPPRPPPPRSMPRRRPAPPPPGSSSAAARPKSMPEPVTMAARRLQCSSKRPAPAPPSMGTKHSSLAKTPSAPSNPPPPRPKKPDLEAHRCHIALDDETIAKALSHARLPSCQPPPADVQPEDNAGSPSNPIERGRQRLSDMSMSTSSSDSLEYSQPPGFSLGLAPSPSRHLNHQDPVEDSSDEDEDGDEEEEEEDYGVGLEADLEMRFRPSFKARRQRVGMSLSGVSFVLPKALRGRFQKVSGMLSSLMTPERRAVKRIAELSRDKSSYFGSLVQDYIGFVQENRSCHTSGMDFLQTLRQFLTQMKAYLRQSSELDPPLESLIPEDQIDRVLEKAMHKCVLKPLKSVIESALHDFQVKSGAWQQLRENLALAKTKRPQELGVDGAVPPDSVAIEKIRHKFLNMRKLYSPEKKVSLLLRVCKLIYTIMQDNSGRMYGADDFLPMLTYVVAQCDTPQLDTEIQYMMELLDPSLLQGEGGYYLTSAYGAMSLIKNFQEEQAARVLSSEARDTLHQWHRRRTAQRSAPSVDDFQNYLRVALQEVDSGCTAKTLLVHPYTTTEEVCSLCAYKFKIPDPESYALFLVTEDTSQQLAPDTHPQRIKAELHSRPRVHVFHFVYRRVPNLNLCVPPNLQNGNCLQVDS; the protein is encoded by the exons atggcGTCCAGCGGTCCACCGGGGAATCCCACCTGTGGCCTCACAGACAGAAGCGGCAGCTTCTTCAAG CTCATCGACACTTTTGCGTTGGAGATCGGAGAGCTGAAGAAGGAGATGGTCCAGACTCCTCCAGCCATGGACAAGGACCCTGTGCAGCTACAAGG GCTGGAGAGTGGCGTTTACCTGCAGGTCCCTCGCTGTGGTGGGGTGAGCGGTGAAAGGGATTCTGGGTACGACTCCCTGCGGAGGAGGATGAGCGTGTTGGACAGGCTGACCCAGACGCATCCGGTGTGGCTGCTGCTGGCGGTCAGCGAGGAGGAGGCCCGGCGCATTCTGCTCAAACAGCCACCCGGG GTGTTCCTGGTCAGGAAGTCAGCGGCGCTGCAGAGGAAGGTGCTGTCTGTGCGTCTGGAGGAGCATCCATCAGGAACCCCCATCGGCCACTTCCCCGTCAGAGAGAGCCAGTACA CCTTTTCTCTGGAGGAATCTGGGATCAGCTTTGCAGATCTGCTACGACTGGTGGCCTTCTACTGCATCAGCAG GGATGTCTTGCCATTCGTGCTGAAACTCCCAGAAGCCATTTCATCTGCCAAGACACAGAAAGAACTGGAGGAGGTGGCTCAGCTTGGAGCAG gCTTCTGGGACTCTGCCCTGTGCAGCCAGCGCCGCACTTCCCCCGGTCCCTGTCGCCCTCTGAGCCGGACCCTCAGCCTTCAACGAACCAGCAGGAACCGGGAGGTCGACGGGTCACCACAGTGTCAGACGGGGGCTCACTGGGACAGTGCGCCTCCCACCCTGCGATCACACGCTCCCCCACCTTCTTTTCACCTGGAGAGGAGACACTCCAGCGGCCCCTTGTGCTTCGTTAACCCCCTGTTTCTCCAGACTCCTCACCACCACTGCGAGGACGATCCGCCTTCATGCGCTATCAAGTCCCACTTGGAGAGCACAGTGGACTCGAAGCCtctgaccagcagcagcaagcagcaCCAGGATCAGATCAAACTGAACAGCAAGTCGCGGCAGCCTCCCCCTCGCCCTCCTCCCCCCCGATCAATGCCACGCCGGCgtccagctccacctccacctggatCCTCATCAGCCGCCGCCAGACCTAAGAGCATGCCCGAGCCGGTGACCATGGCTGCAAGGCGACTGCAGTGCTCCAGCAAGCGCCCAGCGCCCGCTCCGCCATCAATGGGCACCAAGCACAGCAGCCTGGCAAAAACGCCCAGCGCACCTTCAAACCCTCCACCACCACGGCCCAAGAAGCCGGATCTAGAGGCCCACCGCTGCCACATCGCCTTGGACGATGAGACCATTGCCAAAGCCCTGTCCCATGCCAGGCTGCCATCCTgccagcctccacctgctgacgTCCAGCCGGAGGATAACGCAGGAAGTCCGTCCAACCCTATTGAGAGGGGACGCCAGCGGCTCAGCGACATGAGCAtgtccacttcctcctctgactcaCTGGAATATTCGCAGCCTCCTGGGTTTTCACTGGGCCTGGCCCCCAGCCCGTCACGACAtctcaaccatcaggacccagtGGAGGACAGCAgcgatgaggatgaggatggggacgaagaggaggaggaagaggactaCGGGGTTGGCCTGGAGGCGGACCTGGAAATGCGATTCCGTCCATCCTTCAAAGCACGAAGGCAGAGGGTCGGCATGAGCCTGAGCGGCGTGTCCTTTGTCCTCCCCAAGGCTTTGAGGGGACGCTTCCAGAAGGTGAGCGGGATGCTCAGCTCCCTCATGACGCCAGAGAGGCGTGCTGTGAAGAGGATCGCCGAGCTGTCCCGGGACAAGAGCTCGTACTTTGGCTCCTTGGTTCAGGACTACATCGGTTTCGTTCAGGAGAACCGGAGCTGTCACACGTCAGGGATGGACTTTCTGCAGACTCTCAGGCAGTTTTTGACGCAGATGAAGGCTTACCTGAGACAGAGCTCGGAGCTCGACCCACCGCTGGAGTCGCTCATACCTGAGGACCAGATCG ACCGGGTTCTTGAGAAGGCCATGCACAAGTGTGTCCTGAAGCCTCTGAAAAGTGTCATCGAGTCCGCCCTGCATGACTTCCAG GTGAAAAGTGGAGCTTGGCAGCAGCTCAGGGAGAACCTGGCGCTCGCTAAGACCAAGAGGCCGCAGGAGCTGGGCGTGGACGGCGCCGTGCCCCCTGACTCCGTGGCTATAGAGAAGATCCGTCACAAGTTCCTGAACATGAGGAAGCTGTACTCGCCTGAGAAGAAGGTGTCGCTGCTGCTGCGAGTGTGTAAACTCATCTACACCATCATGCAGGACAACTCAG GGAGGATGTACGGTGCTGATGACTTCCTGCCCATGCTGACCTACGTGGTGGCTCAATGCGACACGCCGCAGCTCGACACAGAGATCCAGTACATGATGGAGCTGCTGGACCCGTCTCTGCTGCAGGGAGAGG gAGGTTACTACCTGACGAGCGCCTACGGAGCCATGTCCCTCATTAAGAACTTccaggaggagcaggcagccCGGGTGCTGAGCTCTGAAGCCCGGGACACGCTGCACCAGTGGCACCGCCGGCGGACCGCCCAGCGTTCAGCGCCGTCCGTGGACGACTTTCAG aacTATCTCCGCGTTGCCCTGCAAGAGGTGGACTCCGGCTGCACTGCCAAAACGCTGCTTGTCCACCCGTACACCACCACCGAGGAGGTCTGCTCCCTCTGCGCCTACAAGTTCAAGATTCCCGACCCGGAGAGCTACGCTCTGTTCCTGGTTACCGAGGACACCAGCCAGCAGCTGGCCCCGGACACCCACCCTCAGCGGATCAAAGCGGAGCTGCACAGCCGGCCTCGGGTGCACGTCTTCCACTTCGTCTACAGGAGGGTGCCCAACCTGAACCTCTGCGTCCCCCCCAACCTGCAGAACGGGAACTGCCTTCAGGTTGACTCATAG
- the LOC114427921 gene encoding ras and Rab interactor 2-like isoform X2 has product MASSGPPGNPTCGLTDRSGSFFKLIDTFALEIGELKKEMVQTPPAMDKDPVQLQGLESGVYLQVPRCGGVSGERDSGYDSLRRRMSVLDRLTQTHPVWLLLAVSEEEARRILLKQPPGVFLVRKSAALQRKVLSVRLEEHPSGTPIGHFPVRESQYTFSLEESGISFADLLRLVAFYCISRDVLPFVLKLPEAISSAKTQKELEEVAQLGAGFWDSALCSQRRTSPGPCRPLSRTLSLQRTSRNREVDGSPQCQTGAHWDSAPPTLRSHAPPPSFHLERRHSSGPLCFVNPLFLQTPHHHCEDDPPSCAIKSHLESTVDSKPLTSSSKQHQDQIKLNSKSRQPPPRPPPPRSMPRRRPAPPPPGSSSAAARPKSMPEPVTMAARRLQCSSKRPAPAPPSMGTKHSSLAKTPSAPSNPPPPRPKKPDLEAHRCHIALDDETIAKALSHARLPSCQPPPADVQPEDNAGSPSNPIERGRQRLSDMSMSTSSSDSLEYSQPPGFSLGLAPSPSRHLNHQDPVEDSSDEDEDGDEEEEEEDYGVGLEADLEMRFRPSFKARRQRVGMSLSGVSFVLPKALRGRFQKVSGMLSSLMTPERRAVKRIAELSRDKSSYFGSLVQDYIGFVQENRSCHTSGMDFLQTLRQFLTQMKAYLRQSSELDPPLESLIPEDQIDRVLEKAMHKCVLKPLKSVIESALHDFQVKSGAWQQLRENLALAKTKRPQELGVDGAVPPDSVAIEKIRHKFLNMRKLYSPEKKVSLLLRVCKLIYTIMQDNSGRMYGADDFLPMLTYVVAQCDTPQLDTEIQYMMELLDPSLLQGEGGYYLTSAYGAMSLIKNFQEEQAARVLSSEARDTLHQWHRRRTAQRSAPSVDDFQVSRLT; this is encoded by the exons atggcGTCCAGCGGTCCACCGGGGAATCCCACCTGTGGCCTCACAGACAGAAGCGGCAGCTTCTTCAAG CTCATCGACACTTTTGCGTTGGAGATCGGAGAGCTGAAGAAGGAGATGGTCCAGACTCCTCCAGCCATGGACAAGGACCCTGTGCAGCTACAAGG GCTGGAGAGTGGCGTTTACCTGCAGGTCCCTCGCTGTGGTGGGGTGAGCGGTGAAAGGGATTCTGGGTACGACTCCCTGCGGAGGAGGATGAGCGTGTTGGACAGGCTGACCCAGACGCATCCGGTGTGGCTGCTGCTGGCGGTCAGCGAGGAGGAGGCCCGGCGCATTCTGCTCAAACAGCCACCCGGG GTGTTCCTGGTCAGGAAGTCAGCGGCGCTGCAGAGGAAGGTGCTGTCTGTGCGTCTGGAGGAGCATCCATCAGGAACCCCCATCGGCCACTTCCCCGTCAGAGAGAGCCAGTACA CCTTTTCTCTGGAGGAATCTGGGATCAGCTTTGCAGATCTGCTACGACTGGTGGCCTTCTACTGCATCAGCAG GGATGTCTTGCCATTCGTGCTGAAACTCCCAGAAGCCATTTCATCTGCCAAGACACAGAAAGAACTGGAGGAGGTGGCTCAGCTTGGAGCAG gCTTCTGGGACTCTGCCCTGTGCAGCCAGCGCCGCACTTCCCCCGGTCCCTGTCGCCCTCTGAGCCGGACCCTCAGCCTTCAACGAACCAGCAGGAACCGGGAGGTCGACGGGTCACCACAGTGTCAGACGGGGGCTCACTGGGACAGTGCGCCTCCCACCCTGCGATCACACGCTCCCCCACCTTCTTTTCACCTGGAGAGGAGACACTCCAGCGGCCCCTTGTGCTTCGTTAACCCCCTGTTTCTCCAGACTCCTCACCACCACTGCGAGGACGATCCGCCTTCATGCGCTATCAAGTCCCACTTGGAGAGCACAGTGGACTCGAAGCCtctgaccagcagcagcaagcagcaCCAGGATCAGATCAAACTGAACAGCAAGTCGCGGCAGCCTCCCCCTCGCCCTCCTCCCCCCCGATCAATGCCACGCCGGCgtccagctccacctccacctggatCCTCATCAGCCGCCGCCAGACCTAAGAGCATGCCCGAGCCGGTGACCATGGCTGCAAGGCGACTGCAGTGCTCCAGCAAGCGCCCAGCGCCCGCTCCGCCATCAATGGGCACCAAGCACAGCAGCCTGGCAAAAACGCCCAGCGCACCTTCAAACCCTCCACCACCACGGCCCAAGAAGCCGGATCTAGAGGCCCACCGCTGCCACATCGCCTTGGACGATGAGACCATTGCCAAAGCCCTGTCCCATGCCAGGCTGCCATCCTgccagcctccacctgctgacgTCCAGCCGGAGGATAACGCAGGAAGTCCGTCCAACCCTATTGAGAGGGGACGCCAGCGGCTCAGCGACATGAGCAtgtccacttcctcctctgactcaCTGGAATATTCGCAGCCTCCTGGGTTTTCACTGGGCCTGGCCCCCAGCCCGTCACGACAtctcaaccatcaggacccagtGGAGGACAGCAgcgatgaggatgaggatggggacgaagaggaggaggaagaggactaCGGGGTTGGCCTGGAGGCGGACCTGGAAATGCGATTCCGTCCATCCTTCAAAGCACGAAGGCAGAGGGTCGGCATGAGCCTGAGCGGCGTGTCCTTTGTCCTCCCCAAGGCTTTGAGGGGACGCTTCCAGAAGGTGAGCGGGATGCTCAGCTCCCTCATGACGCCAGAGAGGCGTGCTGTGAAGAGGATCGCCGAGCTGTCCCGGGACAAGAGCTCGTACTTTGGCTCCTTGGTTCAGGACTACATCGGTTTCGTTCAGGAGAACCGGAGCTGTCACACGTCAGGGATGGACTTTCTGCAGACTCTCAGGCAGTTTTTGACGCAGATGAAGGCTTACCTGAGACAGAGCTCGGAGCTCGACCCACCGCTGGAGTCGCTCATACCTGAGGACCAGATCG ACCGGGTTCTTGAGAAGGCCATGCACAAGTGTGTCCTGAAGCCTCTGAAAAGTGTCATCGAGTCCGCCCTGCATGACTTCCAG GTGAAAAGTGGAGCTTGGCAGCAGCTCAGGGAGAACCTGGCGCTCGCTAAGACCAAGAGGCCGCAGGAGCTGGGCGTGGACGGCGCCGTGCCCCCTGACTCCGTGGCTATAGAGAAGATCCGTCACAAGTTCCTGAACATGAGGAAGCTGTACTCGCCTGAGAAGAAGGTGTCGCTGCTGCTGCGAGTGTGTAAACTCATCTACACCATCATGCAGGACAACTCAG GGAGGATGTACGGTGCTGATGACTTCCTGCCCATGCTGACCTACGTGGTGGCTCAATGCGACACGCCGCAGCTCGACACAGAGATCCAGTACATGATGGAGCTGCTGGACCCGTCTCTGCTGCAGGGAGAGG gAGGTTACTACCTGACGAGCGCCTACGGAGCCATGTCCCTCATTAAGAACTTccaggaggagcaggcagccCGGGTGCTGAGCTCTGAAGCCCGGGACACGCTGCACCAGTGGCACCGCCGGCGGACCGCCCAGCGTTCAGCGCCGTCCGTGGACGACTTTCAGGTATCACGCCTGACCTGA